In Thunnus thynnus chromosome 13, fThuThy2.1, whole genome shotgun sequence, the following proteins share a genomic window:
- the nufip2 gene encoding FMR1-interacting protein NUFIP2, translated as MEEQPKDRAQDRQYHHHGEDRNSIQRTTCLNNDQSHFQRQHQETQTKKTGNKKVNISEEEGEKNTHLSDTVGMSHPPNSNSNRHISNTNVKQKSTQKLYTTVPKVSSKGLDHKKNMDLKNDKEKALDLNNHEGQPLDKKDSVLLQNGVDFGNCGLITNGYSSKDNDGSGSEGGYTTPKKRKARCNNVKNTDNVIREKETDMQQGNTTQEPGAFNLETTEKGVTSRLDGFRAAHKVEAQSAARRAVASDASVGESQRKNSDGKTVGTFGKKTEERHKAKLSSPSKEDSWTLFKPPPVFPVDNSSAKIVPKISYASKVKENLNKVAQGGGEALPPPVRLSQVPMSAMKTITSASFTNGPVSGNGNGCPSVGTFFAPAASSIPPAPPIPSGENVASPLESNCSSTTSPVDGEAYELRKCTLLIYPLNMQPVLPSARHLDPPAAQTNQKALVDIFQNPWGLSFINEPNLRPEGGSGQVPAEDKTTVVTPQSDSQAVAAKAAQPCFEASPSFLQPGTLAQDPEKRTCVPCDASNACSPACVMSEEEDKLQPCGQEKTKAEAKSAGSAVSAPSKDNGAKPAQGQITTVLFGSSKEQAHSKDIGRRCSSGSFDVKAAVTYHTKEMEFIYNLQKQDPKRVVVYDVTKDGPDQ; from the exons ATGGAGGAACAGCCCAAAGATCGGGCACAAGACAGGCAATATCACCACCACGGAGAGGACAGAAACTCTATTCAACGTACAACCTGTCTAAACAATGATCAGAGCCACTTCCAGCGCCAGCATCAGGAAACGCAGACGAAGAAAACAG GcaataaaaaagtaaacatcagtgaagaggagggggagaagaaTACACATCTGTCTGATACTGTTGGCATGTCGCATCCCCCCAACAGCAATAGTAACAGACACATAAGTAATACAAATGTGAAGCAGAAGTCGACGCAAAAGCTGTACACGACTGTTCCAAAAGTGAGCAGCAAAGGATTGGACCATAAGAAGAATATGGACCTTAAAAATGACAAGGAAAAGGCCTTGGATTTGAATAATCATGAGGGCCAGCCTTTGGATAAGAAAGACTCTGTGTTGCTTCAAAATGGCGTTGATTTTGGAAACTGTGGCTTAATTACAAATGGCTATTCTAGCAAGGACAATGATGGCAGTGGCTCCGAAGGTGGATATACTACTCCGAAGAAACGCAAGGCCAGATGTAACAACGTCAAGAACACTGATAATGTGATaagagaaaaggagacagaCATGCAGCAGGGCAACACTACACAGGAGCCTGGGGCTTTTAATCTTGAGACAACTGAGAAGGGAGTGACTTCCAGACTTGATGGCTTTAGAGCCGCCCATAAAGTCGAAGCTCAGTCAGCAGCTAGACGGGCTGTTGCCTCAGATGCTTCAGTGGGTGAATCTCAGAGGAAAAACTCTGATGGAAAAACAGTTGGCACCTTTGGTAAAAAGACTGAGGAAAGGCACAAAGCCAAGCTTTCCTCACCTTCAAAAGAGGACTCATGGACTTTGTTCAAGCCCCCTCCAGTATTTCCTGTGGACAATAGCAGTGCTAAAATTGTTCCCAAGATCAGTTATGCAAGTAAAGTAAAAGAGAACCTCAACAAAGTAGCTCAAGGTGGAGGTGAGGCACTGCCTCCACCAGTGAGACTGTCACAGGTCCCTATGTCTGCTATGAAAACTATCACCTCAGCTAGCTTTACTAATGGTCCTGTTTCTGGAAATGGAAACGGCTGCCCATCAGTGGGTACTTTCTTTGCTCCTGCTGCTAGTAGTATTCCACCAGCCCCACCTATCCCAAGTGGCGAGAATGTAGCATCACCTTTGGAAAGTAACTGTAGCTCTACAACCAGTCCTGTAGATGGAGAAGCATATGAGCTTAGAAAGTGTACTCTTTTAATTTACCCTTTAAATATGCAACCTGTGCTCCCTAGTGCTCGTCACCTTGACCCACCGGCTGCTCAGACAAATCAGAAAGCCTTGGTAGACATCTTCCAGAATCCGTGGGGGCTTTCCTTCATCAATGAGCCCAATTTGCGGCCAGAGGGAGGAAGTGGCCAGGTGCCCGCAGAGGACAAGACTACTGTGGTCACACCTCAAAGCGATAGTCAGGCTGTCGCAGCCAAGGCTGCCCAGCCCTGCTTTGAAGCTAGCCCGTCTTTCTTACAGCCAGGCACGTTGGCTCAAGACCCCGAGAAAAGGACTTGCGTCCCTTGCGATGCGTCTAATGCTTGTTCTCCTGCTTGTGTGatgagtgaggaggaggacaagCTGCAGCCATGTGGccaggaaaagacaaaagcTGAGGCTAAGAGTGCAGGTTCTGCTGTGTCTGCCCCCAGTAAAGACAACGGTGCTAAGCCTGCACAGGGCCAGATAACCACAGTGTTGTTTGGCTCATCTAAAGAACAGGCCCACTCTAAAGACATTGGCAGAAGGTGTAGCTCGGGGTCCTTTGATGTTAAAGCTGCTGTCACTTATCACACTAAAG AAATGGAATTCATTTACAACTTGCAAAAACAAG ATCCAAAAAGAGTAGTGGTTTATGATGTGACCAAGGATGGACCTGATCAGTGA